In the Pseudomonas sp. ADAK2 genome, one interval contains:
- a CDS encoding DUF2059 domain-containing protein: MTRLRAICTAVALVCASGPVFADTASHNASAEAFLTLAHADKLGTPVYMQVQQMFAQRFEQTKAPESKKALLETYQAKANAALDQAIGWNKLKPDMVKLYTTNFSESELKDLVAFYQSPLGKKVLEKMPQLTQQSAQMTQAKLESAVPVVNKLLADMTAELEPKGAAAPAVKKKP, encoded by the coding sequence ATGACTCGTCTTCGTGCCATCTGTACCGCGGTTGCACTGGTTTGCGCCAGCGGCCCTGTTTTTGCCGATACCGCCAGCCACAACGCCAGTGCCGAAGCTTTCCTGACTCTGGCGCACGCTGACAAATTGGGCACTCCGGTGTACATGCAAGTGCAGCAAATGTTCGCTCAGCGCTTTGAACAGACCAAAGCCCCTGAATCGAAAAAAGCCCTGCTGGAAACCTACCAGGCCAAGGCCAACGCCGCTCTGGACCAAGCCATTGGCTGGAACAAGCTGAAGCCGGACATGGTCAAGCTCTACACCACCAACTTCAGCGAATCCGAGCTCAAGGACCTGGTTGCGTTCTACCAGTCGCCACTGGGTAAAAAAGTCCTGGAAAAAATGCCGCAGCTGACTCAGCAATCGGCCCAGATGACCCAGGCCAAGCTCGAAAGCGCGGTACCTGTGGTCAACAAACTGCTGGCTGACATGACTGCCGAGCTGGAGCCTAAAGGCGCCGCTGCTCCTGCCGTCAAGAAAAAGCCTTAA
- a CDS encoding BolA family protein, whose amino-acid sequence MTMQQRIESTLGLLQPEHLQVLDESHMHSRGLQTHFKAVVVSQQFEGLNRVKRHQKVYGTLGELMGEFHALALHTYTPEEWAQMEAAPASPTCAGGSSH is encoded by the coding sequence ATGACCATGCAACAACGCATCGAATCGACGCTGGGGCTGTTGCAGCCTGAGCACCTGCAAGTGCTGGATGAAAGCCACATGCACAGCCGTGGGTTGCAAACCCACTTCAAGGCCGTGGTGGTCAGCCAGCAGTTTGAGGGGCTCAATCGCGTCAAGCGCCACCAGAAGGTCTACGGCACCCTGGGTGAGCTGATGGGTGAGTTTCATGCGTTGGCGCTGCATACCTACACGCCAGAAGAATGGGCACAGATGGAGGCGGCTCCGGCCTCACCGACCTGTGCGGGCGGCAGCTCGCATTGA
- the trhO gene encoding oxygen-dependent tRNA uridine(34) hydroxylase TrhO codes for MTQQIVVAALYKFVTLENYVDMREPLLQAMVDNGIKGTLLIAEEGINGTVSGSREGIDGLMAWLKNDPRMDDIDHKESYCDDQPFYRTKVKLKKEIVTLGVEGVDPNKAVGTYVDPENWNALISDPEVLLIDTRNDYEVAIGTFEGAIDPKTTSFREFPDYIKEHFDPAVHKKVAMFCTGGIRCEKASSYMLSQGFDEVYHLKGGILKYLEEVPQEETKWQGDCFVFDNRVTVRHDLSEGDYDQCHACRTPVSVEDRASEHYVAGISCPHCWDKLSEKTRRSAIDRQKQIELAKARNLPHPIGYNYKQTPAEA; via the coding sequence ATGACACAACAAATTGTTGTGGCGGCACTGTATAAGTTCGTCACCCTGGAAAACTACGTCGACATGCGCGAGCCATTGCTGCAAGCGATGGTCGACAACGGCATCAAAGGCACCCTGTTGATCGCTGAAGAAGGCATCAATGGCACCGTCTCCGGCAGCCGCGAAGGCATCGACGGGCTGATGGCCTGGCTCAAGAACGACCCGCGCATGGACGACATCGACCACAAAGAGTCGTACTGCGACGATCAGCCGTTCTACCGCACCAAAGTCAAACTCAAGAAAGAAATCGTCACCCTCGGCGTTGAGGGCGTAGACCCGAACAAAGCCGTCGGCACCTACGTCGATCCAGAGAACTGGAACGCGCTGATCAGCGACCCGGAAGTCCTGTTGATCGACACCCGCAACGACTACGAAGTGGCAATTGGCACCTTCGAAGGCGCCATCGATCCGAAAACCACCAGTTTTCGCGAATTCCCCGACTACATCAAAGAACACTTCGACCCGGCCGTGCACAAGAAAGTCGCGATGTTCTGCACCGGTGGCATTCGTTGTGAGAAGGCTTCGAGCTATATGCTCAGCCAGGGTTTCGACGAGGTCTATCACCTCAAGGGCGGGATTCTGAAGTACCTCGAAGAGGTGCCGCAGGAAGAAACCAAGTGGCAGGGCGACTGCTTCGTGTTCGACAACCGTGTGACCGTGCGCCACGACCTCAGCGAAGGCGACTACGATCAATGTCATGCCTGTCGTACACCGGTCAGCGTCGAAGACCGCGCGTCCGAGCACTATGTGGCTGGCATCAGTTGCCCGCATTGCTGGGATAAGCTGAGCGAGAAAACCCGTCGCAGCGCCATCGATCGGCAGAAACAGATCGAATTGGCCAAGGCGCGCAACCTGCCGCACCCGATTGGTTACAACTACAAGCAAACCCCTGCCGAGGCTTGA
- a CDS encoding DsbA family protein: MCSWCWGFAPVAEALVEQAQAAGVELHLVVGGLRTGSGAALEPTTRRYILEHWQAVTEATGQPFRREGALPDGFVYDTEPACRALVTARSLAPDCAWKLMGLIQHAFYAEGRDVTHASVLVELAEQAGLPRIEFAAAFDRADQHAATAADFTWVQDLGIAGFPTLLAERDGQLALLTNGYQPLSELSPLLGRWLERAACA, from the coding sequence ATGTGTTCCTGGTGCTGGGGCTTCGCGCCAGTGGCTGAAGCGCTGGTCGAGCAGGCACAGGCAGCGGGCGTGGAGTTGCATCTGGTGGTGGGCGGCTTGCGCACCGGCAGTGGCGCGGCATTGGAGCCGACCACCCGGCGCTACATTCTTGAGCACTGGCAGGCGGTCACCGAGGCCACCGGCCAGCCGTTCAGGCGCGAAGGCGCGTTGCCCGACGGTTTTGTCTACGACACCGAGCCCGCGTGCCGGGCCCTGGTCACGGCGCGCAGCCTGGCGCCGGATTGTGCGTGGAAGCTGATGGGGCTGATTCAACACGCGTTCTACGCCGAGGGTCGCGATGTCACCCACGCCAGCGTGCTGGTGGAGTTGGCAGAGCAGGCCGGTTTGCCCCGCATCGAGTTCGCCGCCGCGTTTGACCGCGCCGATCAGCACGCCGCCACCGCGGCCGATTTCACCTGGGTCCAGGACCTGGGCATTGCCGGGTTCCCGACCTTGCTGGCCGAACGCGATGGTCAACTGGCGTTGCTGACCAACGGCTATCAACCCTTGAGTGAACTGTCACCGCTGCTCGGCCGCTGGCTGGAGCGCGCTGCCTGTGCATGA
- a CDS encoding ABC transporter ATP-binding protein, which translates to MHDQLDEVPVAPRVDRLSWAEIRRLALHHKKSLWIANGVAVLATLCSVPIPLLLPLLVDEVLLGHGDSALKIMNHALPDAWQKAAGYIGLMLLVTFVLRCGALLFNVVQAKLFAALAKDIVYRIRVRLIERLKRISLGEYESLGSGTVTTHLVTDLDTLDKFVGETLSRFLVAMLTLVGTASILIWMHWKLALLIMLFNPLVIYATVQLGKRVKHLKKLENDSTSRFTQALTETLDSIQEVRAGNRQGFFLGRLGQRAREVRDYAVNSQWKTDASNRASGLLFQFGIDIFRAAAMLTVLFSDLSIGQMLAVFSYLWFMIGPVEQLLNLQYAYYAAGGALSRINELLARADEPQYPGGTDPFQGRNTVGIDVQGLSFSYGDDLVLDQMNLTIAPGEKVAIVGASGGGKSTLVQLLLGLYTPLAGTIRFGGATQQEIGLETVRENVAVVLQHPALFNDTVRANLTMGRERSDEACWQALEIAQLDGTVRALPQGLDSVVGRSGVRLSGGQRQRLAIARMVLAQPKVVILDEATSALDAATEYNLHEALARFLSERTTLIIAHRLSAVKQADRVLVFDGGRIAEDGDHQQLIADGGLYAKLYGHLQQL; encoded by the coding sequence GTGCATGATCAGCTCGATGAAGTACCCGTAGCCCCGCGTGTCGATCGACTGAGCTGGGCAGAAATCCGCCGCTTGGCCCTGCATCACAAGAAATCCCTGTGGATCGCCAACGGCGTGGCCGTGCTGGCGACCTTGTGCAGTGTGCCCATTCCTTTGCTTTTGCCATTGCTGGTGGACGAAGTGCTGCTGGGCCACGGCGATTCCGCGCTGAAAATCATGAACCACGCATTGCCGGATGCCTGGCAGAAAGCCGCCGGCTACATCGGCCTGATGCTGCTGGTGACCTTTGTCCTGCGCTGTGGCGCGCTGCTGTTCAACGTGGTGCAGGCCAAGTTGTTCGCGGCGCTGGCCAAGGACATCGTCTATCGCATCCGCGTGCGCCTGATCGAACGGCTCAAGCGCATCTCCCTGGGCGAATACGAAAGCCTGGGCAGCGGCACGGTGACCACGCACCTGGTCACCGACCTCGATACCCTCGACAAATTCGTCGGCGAAACCCTCAGCCGTTTCCTCGTGGCCATGCTGACCCTGGTCGGCACCGCGAGCATCCTGATCTGGATGCACTGGAAGCTGGCGCTGCTGATCATGCTGTTCAACCCGCTGGTGATCTACGCCACGGTGCAGTTGGGCAAACGGGTCAAGCATCTGAAGAAACTGGAGAACGACAGCACCTCGCGCTTCACTCAGGCGTTGACCGAAACCCTGGATTCGATCCAGGAAGTGCGCGCCGGCAATCGCCAGGGCTTCTTCCTCGGCCGTCTCGGCCAACGGGCCCGGGAAGTGCGGGATTACGCGGTCAACTCGCAATGGAAAACCGACGCCTCGAACCGCGCCAGCGGCTTGCTGTTCCAGTTCGGCATCGATATTTTTCGCGCCGCGGCCATGCTTACGGTGCTGTTTTCCGACCTGTCCATTGGCCAGATGCTCGCGGTGTTCAGCTACCTGTGGTTCATGATCGGGCCGGTCGAGCAGTTGCTGAACCTTCAATATGCCTACTATGCCGCCGGTGGCGCGCTGTCGCGGATCAACGAATTGCTGGCCCGCGCCGACGAGCCGCAATACCCCGGCGGCACCGATCCGTTCCAGGGTCGTAACACCGTGGGCATCGACGTGCAGGGCTTGAGTTTCAGCTACGGCGATGATCTGGTGCTGGACCAGATGAACCTGACCATCGCCCCCGGCGAAAAAGTCGCGATTGTCGGTGCCAGCGGTGGCGGCAAAAGCACCCTGGTGCAGTTGCTGCTGGGCTTGTACACGCCGCTGGCCGGGACCATTCGTTTCGGCGGGGCGACGCAACAGGAGATCGGCCTGGAAACGGTTCGGGAAAATGTCGCGGTGGTGCTGCAGCATCCGGCGTTGTTCAACGACACCGTGCGCGCCAACCTGACCATGGGCCGCGAGCGTAGCGACGAAGCGTGCTGGCAGGCCCTGGAGATCGCTCAGCTCGACGGCACCGTTCGCGCCTTGCCCCAGGGCCTGGACAGTGTCGTCGGCCGTTCCGGTGTGCGTTTGTCCGGAGGCCAGCGCCAACGCCTGGCCATCGCCCGGATGGTCCTGGCCCAACCGAAAGTGGTGATCCTCGACGAGGCCACCTCGGCGCTGGACGCCGCCACCGAATACAACCTGCATGAAGCGTTGGCGCGGTTCCTCAGCGAGCGCACCACGCTGATCATTGCCCACCGATTGTCGGCCGTGAAGCAGGCCGACCGGGTGCTGGTGTTCGATGGCGGGCGCATCGCCGAGGATGGCGACCATCAGCAACTGATTGCCGATGGTGGGTTGTATGCCAAGCTTTATGGGCATTTGCAGCAGCTTTAA
- a CDS encoding EAL domain-containing protein, translating to MKPKRTLGTPRLLGIVWPFIAVVLFQALLGGVSLYVLSAVRGYVAGESLWSKGQKDAIYYLNLYADSRDEAIFLKYQNAIAVPQGGHELRLALDKQPPDLEAARVGILKGGNHPDDVSSLIWLYLNFRHFSYLEKAIDLWTVGDSYLVRLDDVAREMHQGVVDNQASSADIKRWKDQIFAINDGVTPAAKAFSDALGEGSRVILRLLLVTNLATALGLIVLALMRTHKLLKQRHAFAEALQLEKDRAQITLQSIGDGVITTDVEGAIAYMNPAAEAMTHWKAEQATGLPLAALFNLLDENAQADGFTLIEHILSGQLSGGSEHSKLIQRLDGSTVSVTLVGAPIRNAGKVSGTVLVLHDMTQERQYIANLSWQATHDALTGLANRREFEYRLEQALHNLTRQPGRHALMFLDLDQFKLVNDTCGHAAGDELLRHICALLQSGLREGDTLARLGGDEFGILLENCAPEHAEKIAEVLRQTVQNLHFVWKGRPFLTTVSIGLVHVAQTPTTLETSLRAADMACYMAKEKGRNRVQVYHADDSELSLRFGEMAWVQRLHMALEENRFCLYSQEIAPLGHVEQGGHIEILLRLHDEAGRMILPDSFIPAAERYGLMTSLDRWVVENVFKIIAQCIAEQRKGPLAMCAINLSGITIGDEAFLDFLREQFVTYAIPPEMICFEITETSAISNLGSAIRFINELKGLGCHFSLDDFCAGMSSFAYLKHLPVDFLKIDGSFVKDMLDDPINRAMVEVINHIGHVMGKRTIAEFVETPQIEQALLEIGVDYAQGYVIERPQLFTCDSLQSRPARPQPLLFKAPGTFR from the coding sequence ATGAAGCCAAAACGGACTCTCGGAACGCCGCGATTGTTGGGCATCGTCTGGCCGTTTATCGCCGTGGTGCTATTTCAAGCGTTGCTTGGCGGCGTCAGCCTGTACGTGCTGTCGGCCGTTCGCGGCTATGTGGCCGGGGAAAGCCTTTGGTCCAAGGGCCAAAAGGACGCCATCTATTACCTCAACCTCTACGCCGACAGCCGCGACGAGGCGATCTTCCTCAAATACCAGAACGCGATCGCCGTGCCCCAGGGCGGGCATGAATTGCGCCTGGCGCTGGACAAGCAACCGCCGGACCTTGAAGCCGCGCGGGTGGGCATCCTCAAGGGCGGCAACCATCCGGACGATGTGTCCAGCCTGATCTGGCTGTACCTGAACTTCCGGCACTTCAGTTACCTGGAAAAAGCCATTGATCTCTGGACGGTGGGTGACTCTTATCTGGTGCGTCTGGATGACGTCGCCCGAGAGATGCACCAGGGCGTCGTCGACAATCAGGCCAGCTCGGCCGATATCAAACGCTGGAAGGATCAGATCTTTGCAATCAACGACGGTGTAACCCCGGCCGCCAAGGCGTTCAGCGATGCGTTGGGCGAGGGCTCGCGGGTGATTCTGCGCCTGCTGCTGGTGACCAACCTGGCCACCGCGCTGGGGTTGATCGTGCTGGCGTTGATGCGTACCCATAAGCTGCTCAAGCAGCGGCATGCCTTTGCTGAAGCCCTGCAACTGGAGAAGGACCGGGCGCAGATCACTTTGCAGTCGATTGGCGATGGTGTGATTACCACGGACGTCGAAGGGGCGATTGCCTACATGAACCCGGCCGCCGAGGCCATGACCCACTGGAAAGCCGAGCAGGCCACCGGGTTGCCGCTGGCAGCGCTGTTCAATCTGCTGGACGAGAACGCCCAGGCCGACGGCTTTACCTTGATCGAGCACATCTTGAGCGGCCAGCTCAGTGGCGGCAGCGAACACTCCAAGCTGATCCAGCGCCTGGATGGCAGCACGGTGTCGGTGACCCTGGTCGGCGCGCCGATCCGCAACGCCGGCAAAGTCAGCGGCACAGTGCTGGTGCTGCATGACATGACCCAGGAGCGGCAATACATCGCCAACCTCTCCTGGCAGGCTACCCACGATGCCTTGACCGGCCTGGCCAACCGCCGCGAGTTCGAATATCGCCTGGAGCAGGCGTTGCACAACCTGACGCGCCAGCCGGGGCGTCATGCCTTGATGTTCCTCGACCTCGACCAGTTCAAACTGGTCAACGACACCTGTGGCCATGCGGCGGGCGATGAGTTGCTGCGGCATATCTGCGCGTTGCTGCAATCCGGCTTGCGCGAAGGTGACACCCTGGCCCGGCTGGGCGGCGACGAGTTCGGCATCCTGTTGGAGAACTGTGCACCGGAACATGCGGAAAAAATCGCCGAAGTGCTGCGCCAGACCGTGCAGAACCTGCATTTCGTCTGGAAGGGCCGGCCGTTCCTGACCACCGTAAGTATTGGTCTGGTGCATGTCGCGCAAACCCCGACCACCCTCGAAACCTCGCTGCGTGCCGCCGATATGGCCTGCTACATGGCCAAGGAAAAGGGTCGCAACCGGGTGCAGGTCTACCATGCCGACGATTCGGAGTTGTCCCTGCGTTTCGGCGAAATGGCCTGGGTCCAGCGTTTGCACATGGCACTGGAGGAAAACCGCTTCTGCCTGTACTCGCAGGAAATCGCGCCGCTGGGGCATGTCGAACAGGGCGGGCACATCGAAATACTGCTGCGTCTGCACGACGAGGCCGGACGAATGATTTTGCCCGACAGTTTCATCCCGGCCGCAGAGCGTTATGGCTTGATGACGTCGCTGGATCGCTGGGTTGTAGAGAATGTATTCAAGATCATTGCCCAATGTATTGCCGAACAACGCAAAGGTCCGTTGGCCATGTGTGCGATTAATCTTTCAGGCATTACTATCGGAGATGAGGCGTTCCTGGACTTCTTGCGTGAACAGTTTGTTACTTACGCTATTCCTCCTGAAATGATTTGTTTTGAAATTACAGAAACCAGCGCTATTTCCAATTTAGGAAGTGCAATCAGATTTATTAATGAACTCAAAGGTTTAGGTTGCCACTTCTCACTTGATGACTTTTGCGCCGGGATGTCCTCGTTCGCGTACTTGAAACATTTACCTGTAGACTTCTTGAAGATCGACGGGAGTTTCGTAAAGGATATGCTGGACGACCCGATTAACCGCGCGATGGTCGAGGTGATAAACCACATCGGCCACGTCATGGGTAAGCGCACCATTGCCGAGTTTGTCGAGACGCCCCAGATCGAGCAGGCATTGCTCGAAATTGGCGTGGATTACGCTCAAGGGTATGTTATTGAACGCCCGCAATTGTTTACCTGCGACAGTTTGCAAAGTCGTCCCGCCAGACCGCAACCGCTGTTATTCAAGGCGCCTGGCACGTTCCGTTGA
- a CDS encoding TenA family transcriptional regulator, translating to MEAASYPAWAQQLIQDCSESKRRVVEHELYQRMRDNKLSAKTMRQYLIGGWPVVEQFALYMAQNLTKTRFARHPGEDMARRWLMRNIRVELNHADYWVHWSRAHGVSLEDLQAQQVAPELHALSHWCWHTSSADSLIVAIAATNYAIEGATGEWSALVCSSGVYAAAFPEEDRKRAMKWLKMHAQYDDAHPWEALEIICTLAGMNPSKSLQVELRQAVCKSYDYMFLFLERCMQQEHAERVPVARERMALAES from the coding sequence ATGGAAGCTGCAAGTTATCCCGCCTGGGCACAACAGTTGATCCAGGATTGCAGCGAGAGCAAACGCCGGGTTGTCGAACACGAACTGTATCAGCGCATGCGAGATAACAAACTCAGCGCCAAGACGATGCGTCAGTACCTCATAGGTGGCTGGCCTGTAGTCGAGCAGTTCGCGTTGTATATGGCACAAAACCTCACCAAGACCCGCTTTGCCCGCCACCCCGGCGAAGACATGGCGCGGCGCTGGCTGATGCGTAACATTCGTGTCGAACTTAACCACGCCGATTACTGGGTGCACTGGAGCCGTGCGCACGGTGTCAGCCTGGAAGATCTGCAAGCACAGCAAGTTGCCCCGGAACTGCACGCCTTGAGTCATTGGTGCTGGCACACAAGTTCAGCAGATTCGTTGATCGTGGCCATTGCCGCCACCAACTACGCCATTGAAGGCGCGACCGGGGAGTGGTCGGCGCTGGTCTGTTCCAGCGGGGTCTACGCGGCCGCGTTCCCCGAGGAAGATCGCAAGCGGGCGATGAAGTGGCTGAAGATGCACGCCCAGTACGATGATGCCCACCCGTGGGAAGCGCTGGAAATCATCTGCACCCTGGCAGGCATGAATCCGAGCAAATCCCTGCAAGTGGAACTGCGCCAGGCCGTGTGCAAGAGCTACGACTACATGTTCCTGTTTCTGGAGCGCTGCATGCAGCAGGAACACGCGGAACGGGTGCCGGTAGCGCGTGAACGGATGGCGTTGGCTGAAAGCTAA
- a CDS encoding GGDEF domain-containing protein — protein sequence MKSPSQTNAIDFDSAKLQRLGFGQQPPLLERPVSLAQLRQQLGQQLQTSLEPQRILGLFFREIQRLVPLDALSYEHKASDLRLEFGQRGHHSVSYSLSHEGEHLGELVFRRNQRFNEQEQGNLESLLSALLYPMRNALLYRAATQSALRDPLTDTGNRVAMDQTLQREIEMSRRHLQPLSLLMLDIDHFKRVNDSHGHSAGDEVLKAVAASIKGQLRNVDMVFRFGGEEFLILLSNTTREAAAMVGERLRFAAQAQDYHADGQVIELTVSLGCSTLLPGESAESLLRRADSALYVAKREGRNRLAMAG from the coding sequence ATGAAATCACCTTCCCAGACCAACGCAATTGACTTCGATAGCGCCAAATTGCAACGCCTGGGCTTTGGTCAGCAGCCTCCTCTCCTGGAGCGACCGGTAAGTCTGGCGCAATTGCGCCAGCAACTGGGTCAACAGCTGCAAACCAGTCTTGAGCCGCAACGCATTCTCGGGCTCTTTTTCCGTGAAATTCAGCGTCTTGTCCCTTTGGATGCCTTGAGCTACGAGCACAAGGCCAGTGACTTGCGCCTGGAATTCGGTCAGCGCGGTCACCACTCGGTCAGCTATAGCCTGAGCCATGAAGGTGAACATCTGGGCGAACTGGTGTTCCGGCGCAATCAGCGCTTCAACGAACAGGAACAGGGCAACCTGGAGTCGCTGCTGTCGGCGCTGCTCTATCCGATGCGCAACGCCCTGCTCTACCGTGCGGCGACCCAAAGTGCCCTGCGCGATCCGCTCACCGACACCGGCAACCGCGTCGCCATGGACCAGACCCTGCAGCGGGAAATCGAAATGTCGCGGCGGCATCTGCAGCCGTTGTCGTTGCTGATGCTGGATATCGACCACTTCAAACGCGTCAATGACAGCCACGGGCACAGCGCCGGCGATGAAGTGCTCAAGGCGGTTGCCGCCTCGATCAAAGGCCAGTTGCGCAACGTGGACATGGTGTTCCGGTTTGGCGGCGAGGAGTTTTTGATCCTGCTGTCCAACACCACGCGAGAAGCGGCGGCAATGGTTGGCGAACGTTTGCGGTTTGCGGCACAGGCCCAGGATTATCACGCCGATGGGCAGGTGATTGAATTGACGGTCAGCCTTGGGTGCTCGACCTTGCTGCCCGGCGAGTCTGCCGAGAGCTTGTTGCGTAGAGCCGACAGTGCGCTGTACGTGGCCAAGCGCGAGGGGCGTAATCGCCTGGCAATGGCGGGGTAA
- a CDS encoding YciK family oxidoreductase yields the protein MFDYSARPELLKDRVILVTGAGRGIGAAAAKTYAAHGATVLLLGKTEANLTQVYDEIEAAGHPQPAVIPFNLETALPHQYDELAAMIETEFGHLDGLLHNASIIGPRTPIEQLSGENFMRVMHVNVNAMFMLTSTLLPLLKLSQDASVVFTSSSVGRKGRAYWGAYGVSKFATEGLMQTLADEVDTVAPVRSNSINPGATRTSMRAQAYPGENPLNNPTPEEIMPVYLYLMGPDSTGINGQAFNAQ from the coding sequence ATGTTTGATTATTCCGCCCGCCCTGAATTGCTCAAGGACCGGGTCATCCTGGTCACCGGCGCTGGCCGTGGCATCGGCGCCGCTGCCGCGAAGACCTACGCCGCCCACGGTGCCACTGTGCTGCTGCTGGGCAAGACCGAAGCCAACCTGACTCAGGTCTACGACGAAATCGAAGCCGCCGGGCACCCGCAGCCGGCCGTGATCCCGTTCAATCTGGAAACCGCCCTGCCCCATCAATACGATGAGTTGGCAGCGATGATCGAGACTGAATTCGGGCATCTCGACGGTTTACTGCACAACGCCTCGATCATTGGTCCGCGTACACCGATCGAACAGTTGTCCGGCGAAAACTTCATGCGCGTCATGCACGTCAACGTCAACGCCATGTTCATGCTCACCAGCACCCTGCTGCCGTTGCTGAAGCTGTCGCAGGATGCCTCGGTGGTGTTCACCTCCAGCAGCGTCGGGCGCAAGGGCCGGGCGTACTGGGGCGCGTATGGCGTGTCCAAGTTTGCCACCGAAGGGCTGATGCAAACCTTGGCGGACGAAGTCGACACCGTGGCCCCGGTGCGCTCCAACAGCATCAACCCCGGCGCGACCCGCACCAGCATGCGCGCCCAGGCCTATCCCGGTGAAAACCCGCTGAACAACCCGACGCCCGAGGAGATCATGCCGGTCTACCTGTACCTGATGGGCCCTGACAGCACGGGCATCAACGGCCAGGCGTTCAACGCGCAATAA
- the mupP gene encoding N-acetylmuramic acid 6-phosphate phosphatase MupP, whose amino-acid sequence MRIRAVLFDMDGTLLDTAPDFIAICQAMRADRGLPPMNNQHIRDEISGGAKAMVAVTFSMDPESPGFEALRLEFLERYLVGCAVHSKLFDGMGELLADIEKANLIWGVVTNKPLRFAEPIMQQLGLAERSALLICPDHVKNSKPDPEPLILACKMLDLDPASVLFVGDDLRDIESGRDAGTKTAAVTYGYIHPDDNPRHWGADVVVDHPLELRKVLDSALCSC is encoded by the coding sequence ATGCGAATCAGAGCAGTCCTTTTCGACATGGACGGCACCTTGCTCGACACCGCGCCGGACTTCATCGCCATCTGCCAGGCGATGCGTGCCGATCGCGGCTTGCCGCCGATGAATAACCAGCACATTCGCGACGAGATCTCCGGCGGCGCCAAGGCGATGGTCGCGGTGACCTTCTCCATGGACCCGGAGTCACCGGGTTTCGAGGCGCTGCGCCTGGAGTTCCTGGAGCGTTATCTCGTCGGTTGCGCGGTGCACAGCAAACTCTTCGACGGCATGGGCGAACTGCTGGCCGACATCGAGAAAGCCAACCTGATCTGGGGCGTGGTCACCAACAAGCCGCTGCGCTTTGCCGAACCGATCATGCAACAACTGGGGCTGGCCGAGCGCTCGGCGCTGCTGATCTGCCCGGACCATGTGAAAAACAGCAAGCCGGACCCTGAGCCGTTGATCCTGGCGTGCAAGATGCTCGACCTCGATCCGGCCAGCGTGTTGTTTGTCGGCGATGACCTGCGTGATATCGAGTCGGGGCGCGATGCCGGCACCAAGACCGCCGCCGTGACTTATGGCTATATCCATCCGGACGATAACCCGCGGCATTGGGGCGCGGATGTGGTGGTGGATCATCCGCTGGAGTTGCGCAAGGTGTTGGATAGCGCGTTGTGTAGCTGCTAA
- the ubiG gene encoding bifunctional 2-polyprenyl-6-hydroxyphenol methylase/3-demethylubiquinol 3-O-methyltransferase UbiG: protein MSNVDYAEIAKFEALAHRWWDRESEFKPLHDINPLRVNWIDERVNLAGKKVLDVGCGGGILSEAMAQRGATVMGIDMGEAPLAVAQLHQLESGVTVEYRQITAEALAEEMPEQFDVVTCLEMLEHVPDPSSVIRACFQMVKPGGQVFFSTINRNPKAYLFAIIGAEYIMKLLPRGTHDFKKFIRPSELGAWSRMAGLTVKDIIGLTYNPLTKHYKLAADVDVNYMIQTLREE, encoded by the coding sequence ATGAGCAACGTCGACTACGCCGAAATCGCCAAATTCGAAGCCCTGGCCCATCGCTGGTGGGACCGCGAAAGCGAGTTCAAACCGCTGCACGACATCAACCCGCTGCGGGTCAACTGGATTGACGAACGGGTCAACCTGGCCGGCAAGAAGGTCCTCGACGTCGGTTGCGGTGGCGGCATCCTCAGCGAAGCCATGGCCCAGCGCGGCGCCACCGTCATGGGCATCGACATGGGCGAAGCGCCGCTGGCGGTCGCGCAACTGCATCAGCTGGAATCCGGGGTGACGGTCGAGTATCGCCAGATCACCGCTGAAGCCCTGGCCGAAGAGATGCCCGAGCAGTTCGACGTGGTCACCTGCCTGGAAATGCTCGAGCACGTGCCGGACCCATCCTCGGTGATCCGCGCCTGCTTCCAGATGGTCAAGCCCGGCGGCCAGGTGTTCTTCTCCACGATCAACCGCAACCCGAAGGCGTACCTGTTCGCGATCATCGGCGCCGAATACATCATGAAGCTGCTGCCGCGCGGCACCCACGACTTCAAGAAATTCATTCGCCCGTCCGAGCTGGGGGCCTGGAGCCGCATGGCCGGCCTGACCGTCAAGGACATCATCGGCCTGACGTACAACCCGCTGACCAAGCACTACAAACTGGCGGCCGACGTCGACGTCAACTACATGATCCAGACCCTGCGCGAGGAGTAA